In Sphingomonas oryzagri, the genomic stretch CCGCATCGAACAGAGCTGGGCCTATGCCGCCACACCCCGTCTGAGAGAGCAGTTCGGCCGATGAACGACGTCCCCGAAACCCCGATGGAACGCGCGCGCCGCAAGTCCCGCCTGCGCTGGATCACGCTGGGCGAGGCGGTGGCGGTATCCGCCGTGATCATCTCCGGTCTCGGCCTCTGGATGAACTATCAGGACCGCCGCGACGCGCGCGCCGACAAGGTGGCCGAGGCGACGAAGGGCATGACGCGCGCCCCCTTCCACCTGAAGGCGGAAGCGAATGGCTCCGGCTCTTCGCTGACGCTGGCGCCGGTGAACGCCGACGACGTCATCCAGGGCCAGTCGATCCGCTTCCCGCCGAGCTTCGGCCTGTCGCCGGTGACAACAACCAGCGACGCGCGGATCGACGCCGACTGGTTCGCGAGCGCCCTCAAGGCGGATCGCAAGAAGCGCGAACTGCCCGACGAGACGGCCGGCGACGAACGCGTGCCGGTGATGATCGAAACAGACTATCTGGCCAATGGCGAGACGAAAAGCGCGCGTTCCTATTACGACATCGGCTACGCGCTGGAGGGCCACTTCTTAGGCGGGGCGAGCGTAAAGCTGCGTGGCTTGTCGCTGATCGGCGTCGCGGCGACGCAGGATACCCCGGCGGACCAGCGGCTCGCGGGGCTGTGGAGCCTGCGCGCGGGGAAGGTGAAGGAAAAGAAGTAGGCCCCGGCAGCGCCGAGGCCTTTTCGTCATTGCGAGCGAAGCGAAGCAATCCATGCCACGAACGTTGCGCGGATGGATTGCTTCGTCGCTACGCTCCTCGCAATGACGGCCCGAGAGCCGTCATCCGCGATGTCAGCCGACGATCTCTTCCGGCTTGAAGAAATACGCGATCTCGATCGCGGCATTCTCCAGGCTGTCCGAACCGTGGACGGTGTTCGCCTCGATCGATTCGGCCAGCTCCTTGCGGATCGTGCCCGCATCGGCGTTGGCCGGGTTGGTGGCGCCCATCACTTCGCGGTTGCGGGCCATGGCGTTCTCGCCCTCGAGCACCTGCACGACGACCGGGCCGGAGATCATGAAGGAGACGAGCTCGCCGAAGAACGGGCGCTCCTTGTGGACGGCGTAGAAGCCCTCGGCCTGCTCCTGGGTCATGTGGATGCGCTTGGAGGCGACGACGCGCAGGCCCGCATCCTCCAGCATCTTGGTGACCGCGCCGGTCAGGTTGCGGCGGGTGGCGTCGGGCTTGATGATCGAGAAGGTGCGTTCGGTCGCCATGGCGAAGCCAAGCTCCATGTTTTTAAGGTTGGAAATTGCGCGCCCCTCTAGGCGTGCGCGCGTCCGGAGGCAAGGCCCCCTCCCCGCGCCGCGCCGCGCTTCCGCCACAATCATCGCCGAGCTTGGGCAGATCATCGCTTCGATGCGGGGTGCCCATGCCCGGTTTCGCGCTGCTCATCCTCCAGGCGGCCTCCACCGTCACCACGCCCACCCCCGACGAACGCCTGCTCCATCCCGTTCCGCCCCGCCATTGCGAGGGATCGTCCGGAGA encodes the following:
- the ndk gene encoding nucleoside-diphosphate kinase codes for the protein MATERTFSIIKPDATRRNLTGAVTKMLEDAGLRVVASKRIHMTQEQAEGFYAVHKERPFFGELVSFMISGPVVVQVLEGENAMARNREVMGATNPANADAGTIRKELAESIEANTVHGSDSLENAAIEIAYFFKPEEIVG